A genomic window from Triticum urartu cultivar G1812 chromosome 7, Tu2.1, whole genome shotgun sequence includes:
- the LOC125518789 gene encoding uncharacterized protein LOC125518789 isoform X1 has protein sequence MAGEEAAEGSGNRRRMDLNLYLGLPPLPRPPGRLGVAMDCPPPPNSAIPVPESPRTDEPAVLPAPEEMPPLPVVYSPSNALSTPELSLIDPMLFDWLDGLSTDSEEALDAGEPAVVRDAPSHDANVSPPPPAPLSLPGLEGVRLEWVERLSHPILVAPAAGAEMVSTRVMRQSMGAVNAIEDMTPELRLQRLIQVSEQHHIVNRNQRPTSPEAERLAQAIQRSHSSLDASRRQKLDGDGKMTGMGAVKKDGNCGCNSSFECNICLEAAKEPVVTPCGHLFCWPCLYQWLHGHSAHSECPVCKGEVLEVNVTPIYGRGGGERDASSNDVPPRPRANRSESLRQQLQMPDPRGIASMVRRLIENQDIVRGQAAPPAGGVEVTVLPAARSRARVRRQQRHSLVSPSPIMLRASNAAPESGNQVRLPSSNSVNAAPTVTQQSSSMEQASTSSTLAVIVGQAAQSRRSRPSESTTTRRTRRRQQQ, from the coding sequence ATGGCGGGGGAGGAGGCCGCGGAGGGAAGCGGGAACAGGAGGCGGATGGATCTAAACCTGTACCTGGGCCTCCCTCCATTGCCGCGGCCTCCAGGTCGGCTGGGCGTAGCTATGGATTGCCCGCCGCCGCCCAACTCGGCCATTCCGGTTCCGGAATCTCCAAGAACGGATGAGCCTGCAGTATTACCGGCACCAGAGGAGATGCCGCCACTGCCCGTTGTATACTCGCCGTCCAATGCGCTCTCCACGCCGGAGCTATCGCTGATAGATCCGATGCTCTTTGATTGGCTTGATGGCCTCAGTACGGACAGTGAAGAGGCTCTTGATGCTGGTGAACCGGCTGTGGTGCGCGACGCGCCCTCACATGATGCCAATGTATCACCACCGCCGCCAGCGCCATTGTCTCTTCCTGGGCTGGAAGGGGTTCGCCTTGAATGGGTGGAAAGGCTTTCTCACCCTATTCTGGTGGCTCCTGCAGCCGGAGCAGAGATGGTGAGCACGAGGGTGATGAGGCAATCTATGGGGGCTGTGAATGCAATTGAAGACATGACGCCTGAGCTCCGCCTGCAGAGGTTGATCCAGGTGAGTGAACAGCACCACATTGTGAACCGCAACCAGCGGCCGACCAGCCCAGAAGCAGAAAGACTGGCGCAAGCCATCCAGCGGTCTCACAGCTCTCTAGATGCATCAAGGCGGCAGAAGCTCGATGGTGATGGCAAGATGACAGGAATGGGTGCCGTCAAGAAGGACGGGAACTGTGGGTGCAACTCCAGTTTCGAGTGCAATATCTGCCTTGAAGCGGCTAAAGAGCCTGTGGTTACACCGTGCGGCCACCTCTTCTGCTGGCCATGCTTGTACCAGTGGCTCCATGGACATTCAGCCCACTCTGAGTGCCCTGTCTGCAAGGGAGAGGTGCTCGAAGTAAATGTCACACCAATATATGGAAGAGGAGGCGGTGAACGGGACGCCTCCAGCAATGATGTTCCTCCCAGACCACGCGCAAACAGGAGTGAGAGCTTGAGGCAGCAGCTGCAAATGCCAGACCCAAGAGGCATTGCAAGCATGGTGAGACGGTTGATAGAAAACCAGGATATAGTGAGAGGCCAGGCAGCTCCACCTGCAGGCGGGGTTGAGGTGACTGTACTTCCCGCAGCCCGGTCAAGGGCTAGGGTACGGAGACAGCAAAGACACAGTCTTGTTTCACCCTCCCCAATAATGCTGCGTGCAAGCAACGCGGCCCCTGAGAGTGGCAATCAGGTCCGATTGCCGTCTTCTAATTCCGTTAATGCTGCACCCACAGTTACTCAGCAGTCGTCATCCATGGAGCAGGCATCGACTTCTAGCACCCTGGCTGTTATAGTGGGACaggcagcccaaagtaggaggtCCAGACCTTCGGAGTCCACAACCACAAGAAGAACAAGGAGGAGGCAGCAGCAGTAG
- the LOC125518789 gene encoding uncharacterized protein LOC125518789 isoform X2: protein MAGEEAAEGSGNRRRMDLNLYLGLPPLPRPPGRLGVAMDCPPPPNSAIPVPESPRTDEPAVLPAPEEMPPLPVVYSPSNALSTPELSLIDPMLFDWLDGLSTDSEEALDAGEPAVVRDAPSHDANVSPPPPAPLSLPGLEGVRLEWVERLSHPILVAPAAGAEMVSTRVMRQSMGAVNAIEDMTPELRLQRLIQVSEQHHIVNRNQRPTSPEAERLAQAIQRSHSSLDASRRQKLDGDGKMTGMGAVKKDGNCGCNSSFECNICLEAAKEPVVTPCGHLFCWPCLYQWLHGHSAHSECPVCKGEVLEVNVTPIYGRGGGERDASSNDVPPRPRANRSESLRQQLQMPDPRGIASMVRRLIENQDIVRGQAAPPAGGVEVTVLPAARSRARVRRQQRHSLVSPSPIMLRASNAAPESGNQASTSSTLAVIVGQAAQSRRSRPSESTTTRRTRRRQQQ from the exons ATGGCGGGGGAGGAGGCCGCGGAGGGAAGCGGGAACAGGAGGCGGATGGATCTAAACCTGTACCTGGGCCTCCCTCCATTGCCGCGGCCTCCAGGTCGGCTGGGCGTAGCTATGGATTGCCCGCCGCCGCCCAACTCGGCCATTCCGGTTCCGGAATCTCCAAGAACGGATGAGCCTGCAGTATTACCGGCACCAGAGGAGATGCCGCCACTGCCCGTTGTATACTCGCCGTCCAATGCGCTCTCCACGCCGGAGCTATCGCTGATAGATCCGATGCTCTTTGATTGGCTTGATGGCCTCAGTACGGACAGTGAAGAGGCTCTTGATGCTGGTGAACCGGCTGTGGTGCGCGACGCGCCCTCACATGATGCCAATGTATCACCACCGCCGCCAGCGCCATTGTCTCTTCCTGGGCTGGAAGGGGTTCGCCTTGAATGGGTGGAAAGGCTTTCTCACCCTATTCTGGTGGCTCCTGCAGCCGGAGCAGAGATGGTGAGCACGAGGGTGATGAGGCAATCTATGGGGGCTGTGAATGCAATTGAAGACATGACGCCTGAGCTCCGCCTGCAGAGGTTGATCCAGGTGAGTGAACAGCACCACATTGTGAACCGCAACCAGCGGCCGACCAGCCCAGAAGCAGAAAGACTGGCGCAAGCCATCCAGCGGTCTCACAGCTCTCTAGATGCATCAAGGCGGCAGAAGCTCGATGGTGATGGCAAGATGACAGGAATGGGTGCCGTCAAGAAGGACGGGAACTGTGGGTGCAACTCCAGTTTCGAGTGCAATATCTGCCTTGAAGCGGCTAAAGAGCCTGTGGTTACACCGTGCGGCCACCTCTTCTGCTGGCCATGCTTGTACCAGTGGCTCCATGGACATTCAGCCCACTCTGAGTGCCCTGTCTGCAAGGGAGAGGTGCTCGAAGTAAATGTCACACCAATATATGGAAGAGGAGGCGGTGAACGGGACGCCTCCAGCAATGATGTTCCTCCCAGACCACGCGCAAACAGGAGTGAGAGCTTGAGGCAGCAGCTGCAAATGCCAGACCCAAGAGGCATTGCAAGCATGGTGAGACGGTTGATAGAAAACCAGGATATAGTGAGAGGCCAGGCAGCTCCACCTGCAGGCGGGGTTGAGGTGACTGTACTTCCCGCAGCCCGGTCAAGGGCTAGGGTACGGAGACAGCAAAGACACAGTCTTGTTTCACCCTCCCCAATAATGCTGCGTGCAAGCAACGCGGCCCCTGAGAGTGGCAATCAG GCATCGACTTCTAGCACCCTGGCTGTTATAGTGGGACaggcagcccaaagtaggaggtCCAGACCTTCGGAGTCCACAACCACAAGAAGAACAAGGAGGAGGCAGCAGCAGTAG
- the LOC125518790 gene encoding pentatricopeptide repeat-containing protein At1g07590, mitochondrial-like encodes MEWVIRERPYKLSELDYSYLLEFTAKVHGISEAESLFLRIPQEFRNELLYNNLVMACLEQGLIKLSYGYMRKMRELSLPISPYVYNRLIILHSSEGRRKTISKILAQMKASRVTPHTSTYNILLKIQANDHNIDGVARVFSDMKRAKIEPNEITYGILAISHAVARLYTVSQTYIEAIKNSMTGTNWSTQEILLILYGYLGKEHELKMTWNLMQCLPHIRSKSFTLAIEAFGKVGCVEQAEEIWREIKSTRKLKLTEQFNSMLSVYCRHGLVDKAAAVFKEMRASGCQPNAITYRHLALGCLKAGFVKQAVNTMDMGKKEVVTRKVKSSTPWLETTHLLLENFAEIGDLENAKKVFAELNESKYCRNSFVYNTLLKAYVKAKVYEPDFVKTMILRGAMPDAETHSLLRLIEQYKT; translated from the coding sequence ATGGAATGGGTGATCAGAGAGAGACCCTACAAGCTGAGTGAGCTTGATTACTCCTATCTCCTAGAGTTCACAGCTAAAGTTCATGGCATTTCTGAAGCCGAGAGCCTCTTCCTCCGTATACCTCAAGAATTCCGGAATGAGCTGCTCTACAATAACCTTGTAATGGCTTGTTTGGAGCAGGGCTTGATTAAGCTTTCATATGGTTACATGAGGAAGATGAGGGAACTGTCCCTGCCAATTTCACCGTACGTTTACAATCGCTTGATCATCCTCCATTCTTCTGAGGGGCGTAGGAAGACTATCTCCAAAATCCTCGCTCAGATGAAAGCCAGTAGAGTGACCCCCCACACCTCAACCTACAACATCTTGCTGAAAATACAGGCCAATGATCACAATATTGATGGAGTGGCGAGGGTGTTCAGTGATATGAAAAGAGCAAAGATTGAGCCAAATGAGATCACTTATGGCATTCTAGCAATTTCACATGCTGTAGCAAGGCTATATACTGTTTCCCAGACATACATAGAAGCCATCAAGAATTCTATGACAGGTACTAACTGGTCTACACAGGAAATTCTTCTTATCTTGTATGGGTACCTTGGAAAGGAACATGAGCTAAAGATGACGTGGAACCTCATGCAATGCCTTCCTCATATTCGATCCAAAAGCTTTACACTAGCAATTGAAGCATTTGGAAAGGTTGGCTGTGTTGAGCAGGCAGAAGAGATTTGGCGAGAGATCAAATCAACAAGGAAGCTAAAGCTTACAGAACAGTTCAATTCCATGTTATCAGTTTACTGCAGGCATGGCCTTGTGGATAAAGCAGCGGCCGTGTTCAAAGAAATGAGAGCAAGTGGTTGTCAACCAAATGCTATTACGTATCGTCACTTGGCATTGGGTTGCTTGAAAGCAGGTTTTGTGAAACAAGCTGTGAACACAATGGATATGGGAAAAAAGGAAGTTGTCACAAGGAAGGTGAAAAGTTCAACACCATGGTTGGAGACCACTCATTTATTGCTTGAAAATTTTGCAGAGATTGGTGACTTAGAAAATGCGAAGAAAGTTTTTGCAGAACTGAATGAATCAAAGTACTGTAGAAATTCCTTTGTGTATAATACCCTTCTAAAAGCTTATGTTAAAGCAAAAGTTTATGAGCCAGATTTTGTAAAGACGATGATTTTGAGAGGTGCAATGCCTGACGCCGAGACACATAGCCTTCTGAGACTGATTGAACAGTACAAGACATGA
- the LOC125522374 gene encoding uncharacterized protein LOC125522374 — MERAATAAALDHVDAPLLLLHELWRRVPVHSVKHKQQQQQQHAATRCTYTLHIHKLAKATHAETDRFRRDTYAREKRSIQATNPLWRGSGDDREQPTAGSNSTGWGAARPTSPTASGIPAARPLKTRGERREEVAISRGRQCTSSSAF, encoded by the exons ATGGAAAGAGCTGCTACTGCCGCCGCACTCGACCACGTTGATGCTCCTCTGCTTCTTCTCCATGAACTATGGCGCCGCGTCCCTGTCCACTCTGTCAAAcacaagcagcagcagcagcagcagcacgcCGCAACTCGATGTACGTACACGCTACACATACACAAGCTAGCCAAG GCAACACACGCGGAAACAGATCGATTCCGCCGAGACACGTACGCACGTGAAAAGAGATCGATTCAAGCTACAAATCCGCTATGGAGAGGCAGCGGTGACGACCGTGAGCAGCCGACGGCGGGGAGCAACAGCACGGGGTGGGGAGCAGCACGACCCACGTCACCGACCGCATCTGGTATTCCGGCGGCGCGGCCACTGAAGACTAGAGGAGAGCGGCGCGAGGAGGTCGCCATCAGCAGAGGGCGGCAGTGTACTAGTTCATCGGCTTTTTGA